A portion of the Pseudomonas protegens CHA0 genome contains these proteins:
- a CDS encoding DUF1652 domain-containing protein yields the protein MLSTSELCHILESGFLPLSCACALNPNGSLTIKIYDAESGRVDLLLTGVSTAELTSVRDISNLIGELRTELRAGRRAFAGAFTHYAG from the coding sequence ATGCTCTCTACCAGCGAGCTTTGCCACATATTGGAGTCCGGCTTTCTCCCGCTGTCCTGCGCCTGCGCCCTGAACCCCAACGGCTCCCTGACCATCAAGATCTACGATGCAGAGTCGGGCCGGGTGGACTTGCTGCTCACCGGTGTCTCCACTGCCGAACTAACCAGCGTGCGCGACATCTCCAATCTGATTGGCGAGCTGCGTACCGAATTGCGGGCAGGGCGCCGAGCCTTTGCCGGGGCCTTCACCCACTACGCCGGCTGA
- a CDS encoding AAA family ATPase, whose translation MKHSSPAVLHLLCGKIASGKSTLARQLAEAHGSVLISEDQWLAGLYPEQIHSIADYLLHAQRLASVLEPLVIAMLRAGTCVVLDFPANTVAQRTWLRALADQAGTPHQLHVLDVDEAQCKARLRERNRLGDHPFAASDEQFERISRYFVPPQEEEGLHIVRH comes from the coding sequence ATGAAGCACTCATCACCCGCCGTACTGCATTTACTGTGCGGCAAGATCGCCTCGGGCAAGTCCACCCTGGCCAGGCAGCTGGCAGAGGCGCACGGTAGCGTCCTGATCTCTGAAGACCAGTGGCTGGCAGGCCTGTATCCGGAGCAGATTCATTCGATTGCCGACTACCTGCTCCACGCCCAGCGCCTGGCAAGTGTGCTGGAACCGCTGGTGATCGCCATGTTGCGCGCTGGAACCTGTGTCGTCCTGGACTTTCCCGCCAATACCGTCGCCCAGCGAACCTGGCTGCGAGCGCTGGCGGACCAGGCCGGCACCCCTCATCAATTGCATGTACTGGATGTGGATGAAGCCCAGTGCAAGGCAAGGCTGCGCGAGCGCAATCGTCTGGGCGATCACCCGTTTGCCGCCAGCGACGAGCAGTTCGAACGGATTAGCCGCTACTTCGTGCCGCCTCAGGAAGAGGAAGGGCTGCACATCGTCCGGCACTAG
- a CDS encoding NAD(P)H-dependent oxidoreductase gives MHALLVFAHHDPRSLTHSLARQIAEGLAESAEHSFELADLWSEGFEPRFGAADIAVHRTQVTPPVDVLAEQARIDRADALVLVYPVYWWSMPALLKGWIDRVFSNGWAFDFQADARLVKKLGRLRVHLVGVAGADAGTYERHRYLEAMQAQIDHGIFDYCGASVLTSHLLYESESGAQAANLQRARAIGQALFSAHRPAEPA, from the coding sequence ATGCACGCACTTCTTGTCTTTGCCCATCACGACCCCAGGTCCCTGACCCACAGCCTTGCCCGGCAGATTGCCGAAGGCCTGGCCGAGTCTGCGGAGCACTCCTTCGAGCTTGCCGATCTCTGGAGTGAGGGCTTCGAGCCGCGCTTCGGCGCTGCAGATATTGCGGTACACAGAACCCAGGTCACCCCCCCTGTGGACGTTCTCGCCGAACAGGCCCGGATCGATCGCGCTGATGCTCTGGTACTGGTCTATCCGGTCTACTGGTGGTCCATGCCAGCGCTGCTCAAGGGGTGGATCGACCGGGTGTTCAGCAATGGCTGGGCGTTTGATTTCCAGGCCGATGCCAGGTTGGTGAAAAAGCTGGGGCGCCTTCGGGTGCATCTGGTAGGGGTGGCTGGGGCTGATGCCGGTACCTATGAGCGTCACCGCTACCTCGAAGCGATGCAGGCTCAGATTGATCACGGGATCTTCGATTACTGCGGGGCCAGTGTGCTGACGTCGCATTTGCTGTACGAGTCGGAGTCCGGCGCCCAAGCCGCCAATCTGCAAAGGGCCCGGGCTATCGGACAGGCCTTGTTCAGCGCCCACAGGCCCGCCGAGCCGGCGTAA
- a CDS encoding TetR/AcrR family transcriptional regulator, protein MSSRQNTDASPRRRLTREQRLQQLMGVAWQIVREQGTEALTLGHLAEQAGVTKPVVYDHFDTRAVLLAALYQDYDQRQTALMEQALETASPTLAARADVIAASYMDCVQRQGREIPGVIAALASSPELEQTKREYEATFLETCRGALEPFANGAVIGAAGLRAMLGAAKALSHAATLGEISFGQAQEELCDTIVAMVERARARQRTPASGASR, encoded by the coding sequence ATGTCAAGCCGCCAGAACACCGATGCCTCACCGCGCCGTCGCCTGACACGGGAACAGCGCCTGCAGCAGTTGATGGGCGTGGCCTGGCAGATAGTTCGCGAACAAGGCACCGAGGCCCTGACACTGGGGCACCTGGCAGAACAGGCCGGTGTCACCAAACCCGTGGTCTACGATCATTTCGACACTCGGGCGGTACTCCTGGCGGCCCTCTACCAGGACTACGATCAGCGTCAGACCGCACTCATGGAGCAGGCGCTGGAGACTGCCAGCCCCACGCTGGCGGCTCGCGCCGATGTGATTGCCGCGTCCTATATGGATTGTGTGCAACGCCAGGGCCGTGAAATCCCTGGGGTGATCGCCGCCCTGGCCAGCTCGCCGGAGCTGGAACAGACCAAGCGTGAATACGAGGCCACCTTCCTGGAAACCTGTCGAGGTGCCCTTGAGCCCTTCGCGAACGGCGCCGTGATAGGCGCCGCGGGCCTGCGGGCCATGCTCGGCGCCGCTAAAGCGCTGTCCCATGCCGCCACACTGGGAGAGATCAGCTTCGGCCAAGCCCAGGAAGAGCTCTGCGACACCATCGTGGCCATGGTCGAAAGAGCCCGCGCCAGGCAACGCACACCGGCATCCGGCGCTTCCCGTTAA
- a CDS encoding HAD family hydrolase, whose amino-acid sequence MPPHPPTGPLAPTGLPSQAPQSVAQALAPDTIGINPDASQVLSVFDFDGTLTRHDSFVPFLRFAFGHRQFNRRILGLALPSLRFLVRRVDRDQLKAQLISTFLTGVEAAWLQQRAEAFCQQAWSRLMRPAGLQAVAQELRSGALVTLCSASPALVLQPFATRLGISLIGTELEVVDGILSGRITGNNCRCQNKVLRLESVYGPLNQYRLRAWGDTRGDRELLAAAQDAHWRHFHPSWRRGQRAR is encoded by the coding sequence ATGCCGCCCCACCCGCCAACCGGCCCCCTCGCCCCCACGGGCTTGCCATCCCAGGCACCACAATCCGTAGCCCAGGCGCTTGCCCCGGACACCATCGGGATCAACCCCGATGCCAGCCAGGTGCTCTCGGTGTTCGATTTCGACGGCACCCTGACCCGCCATGACAGCTTCGTACCCTTTCTCAGGTTTGCCTTCGGCCACCGCCAGTTCAACCGGCGGATACTCGGCCTGGCCCTGCCCAGCCTGAGGTTCCTGGTACGCCGGGTCGATCGCGACCAGCTCAAGGCGCAACTGATCAGCACCTTCCTCACAGGCGTCGAGGCCGCCTGGCTCCAGCAGCGGGCAGAAGCTTTCTGCCAGCAGGCCTGGAGCCGACTGATGCGCCCGGCGGGCCTGCAGGCGGTGGCCCAGGAGCTGCGCTCAGGCGCCCTGGTAACCCTGTGCTCTGCCTCCCCGGCCCTGGTCCTGCAACCTTTCGCCACACGCCTGGGGATCAGCTTGATCGGCACCGAACTGGAGGTGGTCGACGGCATACTGAGCGGGCGTATCACCGGCAACAATTGCCGTTGCCAGAACAAGGTCCTGCGCCTGGAAAGCGTCTACGGTCCGCTGAACCAGTATCGGCTCCGGGCCTGGGGCGATACCCGCGGCGACCGTGAGCTGCTGGCTGCAGCCCAGGACGCCCACTGGCGGCACTTTCACCCTTCATGGCGGCGCGGGCAGCGAGCACGCTGA
- a CDS encoding winged helix-turn-helix transcriptional regulator: protein MQRKSLIEAECPIARGLERVGEWWSILIMRDALHGLRRFDEFARSLEIAPNMLTRRLNSLVEDGLLVREAYSQRPLRYQYVPTAKGEDFRVVLMAFVAWGNRHYAPEGESVQLVERETGLAVQPVMAEVASGRLVALQACTVQAGPAASASMRQRLGATAD, encoded by the coding sequence ATGCAACGAAAGAGTCTGATTGAAGCCGAGTGTCCGATCGCCCGAGGCCTGGAGCGGGTGGGGGAGTGGTGGAGCATCTTGATCATGCGCGATGCCTTGCATGGCTTGCGGCGCTTCGACGAGTTTGCCCGCAGCCTGGAGATCGCCCCGAACATGCTGACCCGGCGTCTCAATTCCCTGGTGGAGGATGGGTTGCTCGTACGTGAGGCCTACAGCCAGCGCCCTCTGCGCTATCAATATGTGCCCACGGCCAAGGGCGAGGACTTTCGCGTGGTGCTCATGGCTTTCGTGGCCTGGGGCAATCGTCACTACGCTCCCGAAGGTGAGAGCGTGCAACTTGTCGAGCGGGAAACCGGGCTTGCGGTACAGCCTGTTATGGCGGAGGTCGCCAGCGGCCGGTTGGTGGCATTGCAGGCGTGCACGGTGCAAGCCGGGCCCGCGGCCAGTGCCAGCATGCGCCAGCGCCTGGGGGCTACGGCTGACTGA
- the fabF gene encoding beta-ketoacyl-ACP synthase II: MSKRIVVTGMGAITPLGCGVEQVWRRLLAGQSGIRSLPEELIGELSTTIGGQVPDSLQDPEAGFDPDQLLAPKEQRKMDRFILFALAAAEEALAQAGWKPDTAEAQERTATIIASGVGGFPAIAEAVRTTDSKGPRRLSPFTIPSFLSNMAAGHVSIRHGLKGPLGAPVTACAAGVQAIGDAARMIRAGEIDIAVCGGAEAAIHRVSLGGFAAARALSSEFNDTPERASRPFDQARDGFVMGEGAGLLVIEELEHALARGARPIAELVGYGTSADAYHMTAGPEDGDGARRAMQQALRQAGIQASQVQHLNAHATSTPVGDKGELAAIRTVFGTNSGLAISATKSATGHLLGAAGGIEAIFTILALRDQIAPATLNLENPDSAAAGLDLVRGQARQLAMQYALSNGFGFGGVNASVLFKRWE, encoded by the coding sequence ATGAGCAAACGCATCGTAGTCACCGGCATGGGCGCAATCACGCCACTGGGTTGTGGAGTCGAACAGGTATGGCGGCGCCTGCTGGCAGGCCAGTCCGGCATCCGCTCGTTACCGGAAGAACTCATCGGCGAGCTGTCGACCACCATCGGCGGCCAAGTGCCCGACTCGCTCCAGGACCCGGAGGCCGGCTTCGACCCGGACCAACTGCTGGCCCCCAAGGAACAGCGCAAGATGGATCGCTTCATCCTCTTCGCCCTGGCCGCGGCCGAGGAGGCCCTGGCCCAGGCCGGCTGGAAGCCGGATACCGCAGAAGCCCAGGAGCGCACGGCCACCATCATCGCCTCCGGGGTGGGCGGCTTCCCGGCCATCGCCGAAGCGGTACGCACCACCGACAGCAAGGGCCCGCGCCGCCTGTCGCCGTTCACCATTCCCTCGTTCCTGAGCAACATGGCCGCCGGGCACGTGTCGATCCGCCATGGTCTAAAGGGCCCCCTGGGCGCGCCGGTGACCGCCTGTGCCGCCGGGGTCCAGGCGATTGGCGATGCCGCGCGGATGATCCGCGCCGGGGAAATCGACATCGCTGTGTGTGGCGGTGCAGAGGCGGCCATCCACCGGGTCAGCCTGGGCGGCTTCGCCGCAGCCCGCGCCTTGTCCAGCGAATTCAACGACACCCCGGAACGCGCTTCCCGTCCGTTCGACCAGGCTCGGGATGGTTTTGTCATGGGTGAAGGCGCCGGCCTGCTGGTCATCGAGGAACTGGAACATGCCCTGGCCCGCGGCGCCCGGCCCATCGCCGAGCTGGTGGGCTACGGCACCAGCGCCGACGCCTACCACATGACGGCCGGCCCGGAAGACGGCGACGGCGCCCGTCGCGCCATGCAGCAGGCCCTGCGCCAGGCCGGTATCCAGGCATCCCAGGTGCAGCACCTCAATGCCCACGCCACCTCCACCCCCGTGGGTGACAAAGGCGAGCTGGCTGCTATCAGAACGGTGTTCGGCACCAACAGTGGACTGGCCATCAGCGCCACCAAATCCGCCACTGGCCACCTGCTGGGTGCGGCCGGAGGAATCGAGGCGATCTTCACCATCCTCGCCCTGCGCGATCAGATCGCCCCGGCCACCCTCAACCTGGAAAACCCGGACAGCGCCGCCGCAGGGCTGGACCTGGTCAGGGGGCAGGCTCGCCAACTGGCCATGCAATACGCACTGTCCAATGGCTTCGGCTTTGGCGGGGTGAATGCCAGCGTGCTGTTCAAGCGCTGGGAATAG
- a CDS encoding anti-virulence regulator CigR family protein yields MHTSRPLVTVLACLFLAVASPLVLADPGGGKGQGHSKQGAQDDRGQGNREGHGKGKKPAADDWSHGPSIDRGNVLGILGGHRDYWSPGPALPPGIQKNLARGKPLPPGIAKKLDSRLLGQLPRYEGYEWRQAGTDLILVAIASGVIYEVLNDVLN; encoded by the coding sequence ATGCACACATCGCGTCCGCTTGTTACCGTTCTTGCCTGCCTGTTCCTGGCTGTGGCTTCCCCCCTGGTACTGGCCGATCCGGGCGGGGGCAAGGGGCAAGGCCATTCCAAGCAGGGCGCCCAGGATGATCGTGGCCAGGGCAACCGGGAGGGCCACGGCAAGGGCAAGAAACCTGCTGCTGACGATTGGAGCCATGGCCCGAGCATCGATCGTGGCAACGTGCTCGGCATCTTGGGTGGGCACCGTGATTACTGGAGCCCGGGACCGGCGTTGCCGCCCGGTATCCAGAAGAACCTGGCCCGTGGCAAGCCCCTTCCACCAGGCATCGCCAAGAAGCTGGACAGCCGGCTGCTCGGGCAACTGCCACGCTATGAGGGGTATGAGTGGCGGCAGGCCGGTACGGACCTGATCCTGGTGGCCATTGCCAGCGGGGTCATCTACGAAGTGCTGAATGACGTGTTGAACTGA
- a CDS encoding YceK/YidQ family lipoprotein, with protein MLRSLLWLVLTLGLSGCTALMTRTTPYTCPYIGVRMDWALAKENNGVLWPFLALDAPFSGVVDTLMFPFEYQHSCSL; from the coding sequence GTGTTGCGTAGTCTGTTGTGGCTGGTGCTGACCCTGGGGCTGAGCGGGTGCACGGCATTGATGACCCGAACCACTCCCTACACCTGTCCCTATATCGGCGTGCGCATGGACTGGGCCCTGGCAAAGGAAAACAACGGCGTACTCTGGCCGTTTCTGGCGCTGGATGCGCCGTTTTCCGGGGTGGTGGATACGCTGATGTTTCCCTTTGAATACCAGCACAGTTGCAGCCTTTGA
- a CDS encoding threonine/serine dehydratase, protein MTQLIDFKSIVAAAQRIDGSVVRTPTVESSMLAGMVERPVFLKLENLQAGGSFKARGVLNKFSALQEGLGDSHFVAVSGGNFGIAIGEAAKRFGARVTVIMPESAPSSSVERIRASGSTVIVEADVHAAFARATALEAEGYVVIDDCADTLIAEGHGTLALEFIADCPSLTDVFVAVGGGAMLAGVATALKAIKPGIRVWGVETAGAHSMSQALQAGRPVDIDVSSIVSTLGVPIIDELMFAHARHYVEDMVVVPDEEAIKGMLSFAQGARQWVELASGALVPAVIATAPRLPADAVIGLVVCGGNISLQDMTKWAAYAGIS, encoded by the coding sequence ATGACTCAGCTGATTGATTTCAAATCCATCGTTGCAGCAGCGCAGCGGATAGATGGATCGGTAGTTCGTACGCCGACGGTGGAAAGTTCAATGCTGGCAGGCATGGTTGAACGGCCTGTCTTTCTCAAGCTTGAAAACCTGCAGGCCGGTGGTTCATTCAAGGCCCGCGGGGTACTCAACAAGTTCTCGGCGTTGCAGGAGGGCCTGGGCGATAGCCACTTCGTCGCCGTCAGTGGGGGTAACTTCGGCATTGCCATCGGCGAGGCGGCCAAGCGCTTCGGCGCCAGGGTGACGGTGATCATGCCCGAGAGCGCGCCGTCTTCGTCGGTCGAACGCATTCGCGCCTCCGGCAGTACGGTCATTGTCGAAGCGGATGTGCATGCTGCCTTTGCCCGGGCCACGGCCCTGGAGGCAGAGGGCTATGTGGTGATCGACGATTGCGCCGACACGCTGATTGCCGAGGGGCATGGAACACTGGCCCTTGAGTTCATTGCCGACTGCCCGTCCCTGACCGACGTGTTTGTCGCGGTCGGCGGCGGGGCGATGCTGGCGGGGGTGGCCACGGCCTTGAAGGCAATCAAGCCCGGGATCCGGGTCTGGGGCGTAGAGACCGCCGGCGCACACTCCATGAGCCAGGCCTTGCAGGCGGGCAGGCCGGTGGATATCGACGTCAGTTCGATCGTCTCCACCCTTGGCGTTCCGATCATCGACGAGCTGATGTTTGCCCACGCTCGCCACTATGTCGAAGACATGGTTGTGGTCCCTGACGAAGAGGCGATCAAGGGCATGCTGTCCTTTGCGCAAGGGGCAAGGCAATGGGTTGAGCTGGCTTCTGGCGCGCTTGTGCCCGCGGTCATTGCCACCGCGCCCAGGCTGCCTGCCGACGCGGTTATTGGCCTTGTCGTCTGTGGTGGGAACATATCCCTTCAAGACATGACGAAATGGGCTGCCTACGCGGGAATTTCCTGA
- a CDS encoding PA0050 family protein, with protein MKKVMLAVLLLWGFTLTAQASCPVFGPSEDPCSGPVFGPSTCECP; from the coding sequence ATGAAAAAAGTGATGTTGGCGGTATTGCTGCTGTGGGGCTTCACCCTGACGGCCCAGGCTTCTTGCCCGGTGTTCGGCCCGTCCGAAGATCCGTGCAGCGGCCCGGTATTCGGTCCGTCCACCTGCGAATGCCCTTGA
- a CDS encoding PA0050 family protein encodes MKRKMLAASLLLWMFSLTAQADCAVLGPGEDPCAGPVLGPTVCECP; translated from the coding sequence TTGAAAAGGAAAATGCTGGCGGCTTCACTGCTGCTGTGGATGTTTTCGCTGACGGCGCAAGCCGACTGCGCGGTGCTGGGGCCGGGAGAGGATCCGTGCGCTGGCCCGGTGCTCGGGCCTACGGTCTGCGAATGCCCTTGA
- a CDS encoding DUF2986 domain-containing protein has protein sequence MNRRKKINQLLKANAKKASAKLAPKKKCTYISKADRLKLAAEAAQDPVIAPES, from the coding sequence ATGAATCGCCGCAAGAAAATCAACCAACTGCTGAAGGCCAACGCCAAGAAGGCCAGCGCCAAACTGGCACCGAAGAAGAAGTGCACCTACATCAGCAAGGCCGATCGCTTGAAGCTGGCGGCTGAAGCCGCTCAAGACCCGGTCATCGCACCCGAAAGCTGA
- a CDS encoding class I SAM-dependent methyltransferase yields MDSGERLTALHPDALPPDAIARYEFAREVLADLPGPLLGADIFCGNGYGTHLLAQSLPCFMHGIDGSAESIDLANRNYVDLNVLFSQKFFPFSLPANHFDFIVSIESIEHVEQGEAFFGLMVHALKPGGRLIISAPNSQVVDLSKNPYAWHYKHYTVEEFLSLGERHGLTLMTWLGADCTLVNPSSGKVVSGNYYSPHSGALTAGRIGDTQTFYFQKPQ; encoded by the coding sequence TTGGACAGTGGTGAACGACTCACCGCATTGCACCCGGATGCACTCCCGCCCGATGCCATCGCTCGCTATGAATTCGCACGCGAGGTCCTCGCCGACCTGCCGGGGCCGCTGCTGGGCGCCGATATCTTTTGCGGCAATGGCTATGGCACTCATCTGCTGGCGCAATCCCTGCCCTGCTTCATGCACGGCATCGACGGCTCGGCCGAGTCCATTGACCTGGCTAACCGCAATTATGTCGATTTGAACGTACTGTTCAGCCAGAAATTTTTTCCGTTTTCACTGCCAGCCAACCACTTTGATTTCATTGTGTCGATCGAGTCCATCGAGCACGTCGAGCAGGGCGAAGCGTTCTTTGGGCTGATGGTCCATGCATTGAAGCCCGGCGGCCGATTGATTATCTCCGCACCCAACTCACAGGTTGTGGACCTGAGCAAAAACCCCTACGCGTGGCACTACAAACACTACACCGTGGAAGAGTTCCTGAGCTTGGGCGAACGGCATGGTTTGACCCTGATGACCTGGCTGGGGGCCGACTGCACGTTGGTCAATCCAAGTAGCGGAAAGGTGGTCTCGGGCAATTACTACAGCCCCCATAGCGGTGCTTTGACCGCAGGCCGTATCGGCGATACGCAAACTTTTTACTTCCAGAAACCACAGTGA
- a CDS encoding bifunctional GNAT family N-acetyltransferase/nucleoside diphosphate kinase regulator → MTIAMKGFHSLQISVVKMNKPFITLCPEITRAHALTLMDWLEDERVTCFLSDSRHVSRSIEQVIDRTQLPILTHLFNRDGRFFMAYDRHDAPVGFVRLVKTGSNCEIVLVIGDSDKWGRNLGARTIREGMKLAFLDMRAEKLIAKIHPDNTRSLKAFQRSGFVLESETPTLKSFSMTAERYLQFLREGTVVDSTEIYITEIDKARLESLIVFEQGPTIVELEHELERAIVVKPQQVARNVITMNSRALLQLDDEEIEVALVYPEDADSTAGKHSVYSDIGAAILGYQEGDTIDWRISDRTRRIEIRKVLYQPEAAGDFHL, encoded by the coding sequence ATGACCATAGCCATGAAAGGCTTCCATTCTTTACAGATAAGTGTGGTCAAGATGAACAAGCCTTTCATTACACTGTGCCCTGAAATTACTCGGGCGCACGCGCTGACATTGATGGATTGGTTGGAGGATGAGCGCGTTACCTGCTTTCTGAGCGATTCGCGTCACGTCTCCCGCTCCATCGAACAAGTCATCGATCGGACTCAATTGCCGATCCTGACCCATCTATTCAACCGGGACGGCCGGTTCTTCATGGCCTATGACCGGCATGACGCTCCGGTGGGCTTTGTCCGTCTGGTCAAGACCGGCTCCAATTGCGAGATAGTCCTGGTCATCGGAGACAGCGACAAATGGGGCCGGAACCTGGGCGCACGCACCATTCGCGAAGGCATGAAACTGGCCTTCCTCGACATGCGGGCCGAGAAGCTCATCGCCAAGATCCACCCGGACAACACGCGCTCGCTGAAAGCCTTTCAGCGCAGCGGCTTTGTGCTTGAAAGCGAAACGCCGACATTGAAATCATTTTCCATGACGGCCGAGCGCTATCTCCAGTTCTTGCGCGAAGGTACCGTTGTCGACTCCACTGAGATCTACATCACTGAAATCGACAAGGCCAGGCTCGAGAGCCTGATCGTGTTCGAGCAAGGCCCGACGATTGTTGAACTCGAACATGAGCTTGAGCGAGCCATTGTCGTCAAGCCGCAGCAGGTGGCGCGCAACGTCATCACGATGAACTCCAGGGCCTTGCTGCAACTGGACGACGAAGAGATCGAAGTGGCCTTGGTCTACCCTGAAGACGCGGACAGCACCGCAGGGAAGCATTCGGTGTATTCCGATATAGGCGCCGCCATCCTTGGCTATCAGGAGGGGGACACCATCGACTGGCGAATCTCTGATCGCACCCGCCGGATTGAAATCAGGAAAGTGCTTTACCAGCCGGAGGCTGCGGGGGATTTCCACCTGTAA
- a CDS encoding carbon-nitrogen hydrolase family protein yields MISKCEKTVAIVQMPAALLDRAESMRLAAEHIKSAALKEAQLVVFPETWLSCYPAWIFGMAGWDDAQAKFWYAKLLADSPVIGQPDDMDDDLAVLREAARVNSVTVVMGMNERSRRHGGSLYNSLVTIGPEGTILNVHRKLTPTHTERTVWANGDAAGLRVVDTAVGRVGGLVCWEHWHPLARQALHAQDEQIHVAAWPDMTEMHHVAARSYAFEGRCFVLCAGQYLNVADVPAELLTAYRLGVGGNGLEERLLFNGGSGVIAPDGSWVTAPLFGEPGIVLATIDLAQIDAQHHDLDVAGHYLRPDVFELLIDRRVRTGLTLRDD; encoded by the coding sequence ATGATCAGCAAATGCGAAAAAACAGTCGCTATTGTGCAAATGCCTGCGGCTCTTCTTGATCGAGCCGAATCGATGCGCCTGGCAGCCGAACATATCAAGAGTGCTGCGCTCAAGGAGGCGCAACTCGTGGTATTCCCGGAAACGTGGTTGAGCTGTTACCCCGCATGGATATTTGGAATGGCGGGCTGGGACGATGCGCAAGCCAAGTTCTGGTACGCCAAGCTACTGGCGGACAGCCCGGTAATTGGCCAGCCTGACGACATGGACGATGACCTTGCGGTGCTTCGCGAGGCTGCGCGTGTTAACTCAGTCACCGTGGTGATGGGTATGAACGAGCGCTCTCGGCGCCACGGCGGCTCGCTCTACAACTCTCTAGTCACTATTGGCCCGGAGGGGACCATTTTGAATGTGCACCGCAAACTGACGCCGACCCACACCGAACGCACGGTATGGGCCAACGGTGATGCCGCAGGTCTACGGGTGGTCGATACCGCGGTTGGTCGCGTGGGAGGGCTGGTGTGCTGGGAGCACTGGCACCCGCTGGCGCGCCAGGCCCTGCATGCACAAGACGAACAGATTCATGTGGCGGCATGGCCGGACATGACGGAAATGCACCATGTTGCTGCCCGTTCCTATGCGTTCGAAGGGCGCTGTTTTGTGCTTTGCGCTGGCCAGTACCTGAACGTTGCTGATGTGCCAGCCGAGTTACTGACGGCTTACCGCCTTGGGGTTGGCGGCAACGGACTGGAGGAGCGTTTACTGTTCAATGGTGGATCTGGTGTGATCGCTCCAGATGGTTCCTGGGTGACGGCACCGCTCTTTGGGGAACCTGGAATTGTCCTGGCAACCATCGACCTTGCGCAGATCGATGCCCAGCACCATGACCTCGATGTGGCAGGTCATTACTTGCGCCCGGATGTCTTCGAGCTCTTGATTGATCGACGCGTACGTACCGGTTTAACGCTGCGCGACGACTGA